The region TACACATTTGAGACTTTATACCCTTTGGGCCCAGTAGCTTTTTTCTCCCATTTGAAATATCTGACCATCTCCTGCcccctcagtcccccccccacccccactcccctcaccagttcttttttccccccaaaagcAATTGTTTTTGGAATGCTGAGACGGCCaatgtgagggaggggaggccgctgcgagcgagcgagcgatcGAGCTTCCGCTGCTCGGGTTACTGCTCCGCTCGTGTTTCCACTGATCTGCACCCGGGCGGCGGGAGGGGTCGCGGCAAGACATCGCTTTCCACGGCGTCGCCTTGCATTAACACaatctctcctcttctctccccctctctctccctccctccccccctccctctctccctctctccccgttactgtctctgtctctcaggggACACTACGCAGAAGATGAGATCCGCACAGTACCCTACCCCAGCGGAGTTGGATGCCTATGCTAAGAAGGTCGCCAACAGCCCACTGACTATAAAAATCTTCCCGAACAGCGTCAAGGTTCCCCAGCGGAACCACGTGCGCCGCACCGTGAACGGGCTGGACACCTCGGGCCAGCGCTACAGCCCCTACCCCCCGCAGGCCAGCTCCAAGGCCGGCCTGCTCGCCGTCGTCAAGGTCCCCGCCAAGGGCGTCCTCAAGGACTTCGACGGCAGCCGGGCGCGCCTGCTCCCGGAGATCGTCATGAACCCGTCCGCCGGGCCCTACGCCGCGGCGAGCACTTTAAACGTCCCCCAGactgtcccccacccccaggggcTCCAGCGGCCCCAGGCCTTAccccacccgcacccgcacccgcacccgcagcagcagcagcagcagcagcagcagcagccgccgcccccccaccagGGCATGCGACACCCTCCAGGCATGACCCAGCCCCCCGGGCTGCAGCAGCAACCCCCCCACCAGGGCCTGGCCAGGACCCagcctctcccccacccccccagcctggCCCACCTGCCGCCCAAcgtcctgctgcagcagcagcagcagcagcagcagcagcagccgccgccGGGCCTGCTGGGGAACAGGAAGATGGCGGACGGAGACGTCCCGCCGAACGTTACCGTGTCTACCTCAACCATTCCGCTCTCCATGGCCGCCAGCCTGCACCAAAACCGGCCCAACCTGAGCAGGATCGTGCACCAGATCAACCAGTTCTGCCAGGCGGGGGCCCGAATCAGCACTACCTCTGTGTGCGAGGGGCAGATCGCCAACCCCAGCCCCATCAGCCGCAACCTGCTCATCAACGCCAGCTCCCGGGTGTCCATGCACCACCCGGCCCCCGGCCTCCTGCCTTCCTGCGCCCACGGGTGCCCCGGCGTCGCCGACCCGGCCGCCGTCGTCGCCCCGGGCCACGCCCCGCCGGGCGCCGTCCCGCACCCCAACATGATCGCCGTCAACCACATGCCCGTCTACCACGCCGAcctgaagcagcagcagcagcagcagcagcagcagatccGCTCCTGGAACCAGCACCAACTCgcccacctgcagcagcagatcTCGGAGGGGGGCCACCCCTGCAAGCACCCCCTGCGGGAGCCCCCGGGCGGGCCCGCCTTCCCCTGCAAGGGCGTGAGCTACCTGCCGGAGCTGTGCGTGGGCCAGCCCTACAGCCTGAAGCCCCCCGTGGACAAGCCCACGCCCTCACCGCCCGTCAACGGGATGCCGGGCGCCATGACCTACACCAACGGGCACTACTTTCAGCCGGTGTGGGGCAGCATCCTGCCCACGCCCAACAGTGACAGCTCGGGGTCTCAGGACCTGGCCATGCCATTCCACGGGGGCCCGTCGGGGCCCTCCATAGACTGCGCCCCAGGGACGCAGTACAGGGCCGGCGCCGGGTCCTCCGGCCAGACTAATCTGATGCAAACCATGGATTACTTGGGCGGGGACTTCCAGCCGCCCTGCTACCGAGATCAGAATCTGGGCATGGGGAAGATGCACAGGCCGCCCATGGGCAGAGTCCCAGAGCCGGGCGACACTAGAAATACTCAAATTCAGCACCCAGGGTACAGATAAGCTACGGCCTTGTCTACAACAGTCACGGATCTCTTTTAGTcttaaaaaattaaaggaattaaattaataaattaagtaaatgactgctaacttaaaaaaaaaaa is a window of Anguilla rostrata isolate EN2019 chromosome 9, ASM1855537v3, whole genome shotgun sequence DNA encoding:
- the fam222ba gene encoding protein FAM222B, which codes for MLACLPGPGDLSFQLLSHTQMNTGLQKWDTTQKMRSAQYPTPAELDAYAKKVANSPLTIKIFPNSVKVPQRNHVRRTVNGLDTSGQRYSPYPPQASSKAGLLAVVKVPAKGVLKDFDGSRARLLPEIVMNPSAGPYAAASTLNVPQTVPHPQGLQRPQALPHPHPHPHPQQQQQQQQQQPPPPHQGMRHPPGMTQPPGLQQQPPHQGLARTQPLPHPPSLAHLPPNVLLQQQQQQQQQQPPPGLLGNRKMADGDVPPNVTVSTSTIPLSMAASLHQNRPNLSRIVHQINQFCQAGARISTTSVCEGQIANPSPISRNLLINASSRVSMHHPAPGLLPSCAHGCPGVADPAAVVAPGHAPPGAVPHPNMIAVNHMPVYHADLKQQQQQQQQQIRSWNQHQLAHLQQQISEGGHPCKHPLREPPGGPAFPCKGVSYLPELCVGQPYSLKPPVDKPTPSPPVNGMPGAMTYTNGHYFQPVWGSILPTPNSDSSGSQDLAMPFHGGPSGPSIDCAPGTQYRAGAGSSGQTNLMQTMDYLGGDFQPPCYRDQNLGMGKMHRPPMGRVPEPGDTRNTQIQHPGYR